Proteins encoded in a region of the Vicia villosa cultivar HV-30 ecotype Madison, WI linkage group LG5, Vvil1.0, whole genome shotgun sequence genome:
- the LOC131606629 gene encoding E3 ubiquitin-protein ligase MPSR1-like has protein sequence MASETEIFEHFSLYDMIRSVREMASEDEASQLSYLFERMIRTRDMSLFFPFMFRLYGLSIRRNDDEDSDQETERNGDSNRQRFILMNPSTQRIILINEVSSLETLLHELGSTTHNGQLPASKKSIDSMKRVEIEESDDGECVVCLEQFEIGGVVKEMPCKHKFHGDCIEKWLRIHGSCPVCRYQMPIKEKEEEN, from the coding sequence ATGGCATCTGAAACTGAAATTTTCGAACATTTTTCTCTGTACGACATGATAAGAAGTGTTAGAGAGATGGCTTCTGAAGATGAAGCTTCTCAACTTTCCTATTTGTTTGAAAGAATGATAAGAACCAGAGACATGTCTCTGTTCTTTCCCTTCATGTTTCGTCTTTATGGTTTATCAATTCGACGAAACGATGACGAAGACTCAGATCAAGAAACAGAGCGTAACGGAGATTCTAACCGTCAAAGATTCATCTTGATGAATCCATCAACACAGCGTATTATTCTAATCAACGAAGTTTCAAGTCTCGAAACTCTGCTTCACGAACTTGGAAGTACTACACATAATGGTCAACTGCCAGCTTCAAAGAAGTCAATAGATAGTATGAAAAGGGTTGAAATTGAAGAAAGTGATGATGGAGAGTGTGTTGTTTGTTTGGAACAATTTGAGATTGGTGGAGTTGTTAAAGAAATGCCTTGTAAGCACAAGTTTCATGGTGATTGTATTGAGAAATGGTTAAGAATTCATGGGTCTTGTCCTGTTTGTAGGTATCAGATGCCTATtaaggagaaagaagaagaaaattaa
- the LOC131606630 gene encoding uncharacterized protein LOC131606630, translated as MIQVANPFELLQFKTSSFFGNIPKPLISFQQAQTKSFITKPLVIKARANARKESAKIRNRKMQKKFNGTATHPRLSVFCSDKQLYAMLVDDQNKKCLFYGSTLQKSFRENPPCSTAEAAQRVGEALVKVCVDLNINEISSYDRNGFGRGERLNAFEIAISNYGFLSR; from the exons ATGATTCAAGTAGCGAATCCGTTCGAATTACTTCAATTTAAGACTTCTTCTTTCTTCGGAAACATCCCAAAACCCTTAATTTCCTTCCAACAAGCACAAACTAAAA GTTTTATTACGAAACCGTTAGTTATCAAAGCTAGGGCAAATGCTAGAAAAGAAAGTGCTAAAATTCGAaacagaaaaatgcagaaaaag TTTAATGGAACAGCAACACATCCAAGGCTTTCGGTATTTTGCTCGGATAAGCAATTGTATGCAATGCTTGTAGATGATCAAAACAAGAAGTGTTTGTTCTACGGAAGTACGCTGCAGAAATCGTTCCGAGAAAATCCTCCGTGTAGTACTGCT GAAGCTGCTCAACGAGTTGGAGAGGCTCTTGTGAAAGTTTGTGTTGATCTCAACATAAATGAAATATCATCCTACGATCGCAATGGGTTTGGTCGTGGAGAAAGGCTAAATGCCTTTGAGATTGCCATTTCCAATTATGGATTCTTGTCTAGATAG